One stretch of Zhihengliuella flava DNA includes these proteins:
- a CDS encoding FAD/NAD(P)-binding protein, which produces MSAAPLRVCLVGAGPKALFALQELCALWPGASRIRVDLFDPAEPGGGAVWDPELPLAWRLNAPAAMVDARGPGWDLPLSAWLRRHHPEHAEERFPPRALVGVYLRQAFAALAADPRVEVRHHRSRVTGLGTGPGQIDPSAYDEVLLATGHAGLPAQLRRHAEAVPAGATATVRGAALTGLDALLLLTESRGGRWSRTPEDSLARLTYHPSGHEPARVVLRSRTGAVMAPKPEHQHPWLEPVVAAAAAQVRAWGAQVRARPAGDPVSLSPLWGVLLRAAGEAARAARVSTTPLRLWRAALTGSPVRDAAVSPGRQQAAYLSSRLAIDAGAAPPDELWLWGRIWQGVYRDLVQALDRIPRSARDQLRFRRVAGTLERVSFGPPAETVRKFLALLECGRAEVVATGDDAREPDAGEPAASGTDASARELAALTAGPGVLTAPAPAAGAVTTTPSAPAFREPLYADLFQRGLITVRPGERGVLTDPDATCLDAYGRRVEGVAVLGRPTEDPVLGHDTLDRTLHGDGPRWARGVVARWGHRALQDASGLAATPASAGPRKGNTP; this is translated from the coding sequence ATGAGTGCAGCACCACTGCGGGTCTGCCTCGTCGGCGCTGGCCCCAAGGCCCTATTCGCGCTGCAGGAGCTGTGCGCCCTGTGGCCGGGCGCGTCGCGGATACGGGTGGATCTGTTCGACCCGGCGGAGCCGGGCGGCGGGGCCGTCTGGGATCCCGAGCTGCCGCTCGCGTGGCGGCTGAACGCCCCCGCGGCGATGGTCGACGCCCGGGGCCCCGGATGGGACCTGCCGCTGTCCGCGTGGCTGCGGCGGCACCACCCGGAGCACGCCGAGGAGCGGTTTCCGCCCCGCGCCCTCGTCGGTGTCTACCTGCGGCAGGCCTTCGCCGCGCTCGCTGCGGATCCGCGCGTTGAGGTGCGCCATCACCGCTCGCGCGTGACGGGCCTCGGCACGGGGCCGGGCCAGATTGACCCGTCCGCCTACGATGAAGTCCTCCTCGCGACGGGTCACGCGGGCCTACCGGCCCAGTTGCGGCGGCACGCGGAGGCTGTCCCGGCGGGAGCCACGGCCACGGTGCGCGGGGCCGCCCTGACCGGCCTCGACGCCCTCCTACTGCTCACCGAATCCCGGGGCGGGCGCTGGAGCAGGACCCCCGAAGATTCACTGGCGCGCCTGACCTACCACCCCTCCGGCCATGAACCCGCGCGCGTGGTGCTGCGCTCCCGCACCGGCGCCGTGATGGCCCCCAAACCGGAGCACCAGCACCCGTGGTTGGAGCCCGTGGTCGCCGCGGCCGCCGCGCAGGTCCGGGCGTGGGGCGCGCAGGTGCGAGCGCGACCCGCCGGGGACCCCGTCTCCCTGTCCCCGCTGTGGGGCGTGCTGCTTCGGGCCGCGGGGGAGGCGGCTCGGGCCGCCAGGGTGAGCACGACGCCGTTGCGACTGTGGCGAGCCGCGCTCACCGGGAGCCCGGTGCGCGACGCAGCGGTGTCGCCGGGCCGGCAGCAGGCCGCGTACCTGAGCTCGCGCCTGGCGATCGACGCGGGCGCGGCGCCGCCGGACGAGCTGTGGCTCTGGGGACGGATCTGGCAGGGCGTTTACCGAGACCTGGTCCAAGCGCTGGACCGCATACCCCGCAGCGCGCGGGATCAGCTCCGGTTCCGCCGCGTGGCGGGCACGCTGGAGCGCGTCAGCTTCGGCCCGCCGGCGGAGACGGTCCGCAAATTCCTCGCCCTGCTGGAGTGCGGCCGGGCGGAGGTCGTCGCGACGGGCGACGACGCCCGCGAGCCGGACGCGGGCGAGCCAGCCGCGAGCGGCACGGATGCGTCCGCTCGCGAGCTGGCCGCCCTCACCGCGGGCCCGGGTGTGCTCACCGCGCCAGCTCCTGCCGCCGGCGCGGTGACGACTACACCTAGCGCCCCGGCGTTTCGGGAGCCGCTCTACGCTGACCTGTTCCAGCGCGGGCTGATCACCGTGCGCCCGGGCGAACGCGGCGTCCTGACGGACCCGGATGCCACGTGCTTGGATGCTTACGGCCGCCGCGTCGAAGGCGTCGCGGTGCTCGGCCGGCCCACGGAGGACCCGGTGCTGGGGCATGACACGCTGGACCGTACCCTGCATGGCGACGGGCCCCGCTGGGCGCGCGGCGTCGTCGCCCGCTGGGGACACCGCGCACTGCAGGACGCGAGCGGCCTCGCCGCAACCCCCGCCTCCGCGGGGCCGAGGAAAGGGAACACCCCATGA
- a CDS encoding NAD-dependent epimerase/dehydratase family protein, translated as MSVLIAGCGDVGTETGLRLAAAGHRVIGWRRNPQKLPPQLEAVAADLTGDLPTIPDDVRTVIITASAPVREPEAYRAAYLGAARNIAAALTRDAVVPDRVLYVSSTAVYGESRGGVVDESTDPAPPSWRGEVQVEAEALLAEHFAGTGTAFTALRLGGIYGPGRTMLIDRVTSGRAVLPTEPTFTNRIHRDDAAEAIVHLTQRVTDPAALYLGVDTEPAELGDVLRFLAAELGQPVPPTGEVSAQAGSKRCSSAALRATGFTFAYPTYRQGYRAVLAGEGTRHP; from the coding sequence ATGAGCGTACTCATCGCCGGATGCGGCGACGTCGGGACAGAGACGGGGCTGCGGCTGGCCGCGGCCGGCCACCGCGTGATCGGCTGGCGGCGCAACCCGCAGAAGCTGCCCCCGCAGCTCGAGGCGGTCGCCGCGGACCTCACGGGGGACCTGCCGACCATCCCGGACGATGTGCGCACCGTCATCATCACCGCGTCGGCCCCGGTGCGGGAACCGGAGGCCTACCGGGCGGCCTACCTCGGCGCCGCGCGCAACATCGCCGCGGCGCTCACCCGGGATGCCGTGGTGCCAGACCGGGTCCTCTACGTCTCCTCCACCGCCGTGTACGGGGAGTCTCGCGGCGGCGTCGTCGACGAATCCACCGACCCGGCACCGCCCTCGTGGCGCGGGGAGGTTCAGGTGGAGGCGGAGGCGCTCCTCGCCGAGCACTTCGCGGGCACCGGCACCGCGTTCACGGCCCTGCGCCTCGGCGGGATCTACGGACCGGGCCGCACCATGCTGATCGACCGGGTGACCTCCGGCCGCGCCGTCCTGCCGACGGAGCCGACGTTTACCAATCGGATCCACCGCGACGACGCCGCGGAGGCGATCGTCCACCTGACCCAGCGGGTCACGGACCCGGCGGCGCTCTACCTCGGCGTGGACACCGAGCCCGCCGAGCTGGGGGACGTGCTGCGCTTCCTCGCCGCTGAGCTGGGCCAGCCGGTCCCGCCTACGGGCGAGGTCTCCGCACAGGCCGGCAGCAAGCGCTGCTCCAGCGCCGCCTTGCGGGCCACGGGCTTCACCTTCGCCTACCCCACGTACCGCCAGGGCTACCGGGCGGTCTTGGCCGGGGAGGGTACCCGCCACCCATAG
- a CDS encoding LacI family DNA-binding transcriptional regulator — MTGNSSGRAVTMADVARTAGVSRAAVSFVLNERSDISIPDTTRERVLASAAQLGYRRNAAARALASQRSGLFGLVTEIVTSPFAADIITGAQRRTWEDERFLLIAPSEDDEAMESVAIEKLLEQRVEGVIIAASWHQAIRVPENAHQIPCVLVHCYDESGQLPSIVPDEESGGRAAARELLAAGHREIGHLTLPLGIPAQVGRLRGFADELSAASVPLPDRRIVAGDGTAESGYRGAAELLDGPNPPTALFCGNDRMAMGAYDAVKERGLRIPHEISIIGFDDQQALADSLRPGLTTVALPFEEMGAAGVRKLTELTAGSQKTSSHLALDCPLRQRSSVGFALH, encoded by the coding sequence GTGACTGGAAACAGCTCAGGACGGGCGGTCACCATGGCCGACGTCGCGCGTACAGCAGGAGTCAGCCGTGCGGCCGTTTCGTTTGTCCTCAATGAGCGCTCCGACATCAGCATCCCGGATACGACTCGGGAGCGCGTCCTCGCCTCTGCCGCACAACTCGGCTATCGACGCAACGCCGCCGCGCGAGCACTCGCTAGCCAGCGATCAGGGCTCTTCGGTCTGGTCACCGAGATCGTGACTAGCCCTTTCGCCGCAGACATCATCACGGGTGCCCAGCGGCGCACCTGGGAGGACGAACGGTTTCTGCTCATTGCGCCGAGTGAGGACGACGAGGCCATGGAATCGGTGGCGATTGAAAAACTGCTCGAACAGCGCGTCGAGGGCGTCATCATCGCGGCTTCATGGCACCAGGCCATTCGTGTCCCAGAGAACGCGCACCAGATCCCCTGCGTGCTGGTCCACTGCTACGACGAGTCTGGCCAGCTGCCAAGCATTGTGCCGGATGAGGAGTCCGGCGGCCGGGCGGCCGCGCGTGAGTTACTAGCCGCTGGCCACCGCGAGATCGGCCACCTCACCCTCCCACTCGGCATTCCTGCTCAGGTAGGACGCCTCCGGGGCTTCGCGGACGAGCTCTCCGCCGCGAGCGTCCCGCTCCCCGATCGGCGGATCGTCGCGGGCGACGGCACTGCGGAGAGCGGGTACCGCGGTGCCGCGGAACTCCTCGACGGACCGAACCCGCCGACGGCGCTCTTCTGCGGAAACGACCGAATGGCGATGGGCGCGTACGACGCCGTCAAGGAACGGGGTCTGCGAATCCCCCACGAAATCTCGATCATCGGCTTCGATGATCAGCAGGCACTGGCTGACAGTCTTCGGCCAGGTCTGACGACGGTCGCCCTCCCTTTCGAGGAGATGGGTGCCGCCGGGGTCAGGAAACTGACCGAACTAACAGCAGGCAGCCAGAAGACGAGTTCGCACCTCGCCCTCGACTGCCCGCTGCGCCAACGTTCCTCAGTTGGATTCGCACTCCACTGA
- a CDS encoding alanine racemase, with protein sequence MRTSTQETAGPNRGLCHGPQPLSARLEPWMNELLADDAACRALLAEHGSPVNVIETGPLVRNIDQLRAVAARHGVDFEVYVARKANKAVAVVDAARDAGAGIDVASDAELAQVLQRGVDPAKIILTAAVKPPATLRRALRAGVVISLDNQDELADLSAESPDTRPEVALRIAAQSDGIRPTRFGLSPAEWLDALAARGSGVRVSGVHFHLHGYAAADRVTVLGEALEFVDRLRAAGHEVRFVDIGGGLPMSYLEEQSEWDAFWAALRARRAALAGGAPAEEATAVPELTWNDDPLGLDGSGAVYPFWQELTRAAWLEAVLAAPVPGRGAEPALTVAEAVRGRGLELRCEPGRAVLDGCGLTLASVAFRKKRADGVPLVGLHMNRTQMRSTSLDVLLDPLLVRAPGAAAEPAVEAYLVGAYCIEDELILRRKLRFPKGVRRDDVVAFPNTAGYLMHIIESASHQIPLAANVVRRGGDYTRDAIDARQPVAP encoded by the coding sequence ATGAGGACATCAACCCAGGAGACGGCCGGGCCGAATCGCGGGCTCTGCCACGGGCCCCAGCCGCTGAGCGCGCGCCTGGAACCGTGGATGAACGAGCTGCTGGCGGACGACGCGGCGTGCCGCGCGTTGCTAGCCGAACACGGTTCCCCGGTCAACGTGATCGAGACGGGGCCGCTGGTGCGCAACATCGATCAGTTGCGCGCGGTCGCCGCCCGCCACGGCGTGGACTTCGAGGTGTACGTGGCGCGCAAGGCGAACAAGGCGGTCGCGGTGGTGGACGCCGCCCGGGACGCCGGGGCCGGGATCGACGTGGCGAGCGACGCCGAGCTGGCCCAGGTGCTGCAGCGCGGCGTCGACCCGGCCAAGATCATCCTCACGGCCGCCGTGAAACCGCCGGCCACGCTGCGCCGGGCCCTGCGCGCCGGCGTCGTCATCTCGCTCGATAACCAGGACGAGCTGGCGGACCTCAGCGCCGAGTCGCCGGACACCCGGCCGGAGGTCGCACTGCGGATCGCCGCGCAGTCGGACGGAATACGGCCCACCCGGTTCGGGCTCTCGCCGGCCGAGTGGCTCGACGCGCTCGCCGCCCGGGGCTCGGGCGTGCGGGTCAGCGGCGTGCACTTTCACCTGCACGGCTACGCGGCGGCGGATCGCGTCACCGTGCTGGGTGAGGCGCTGGAGTTCGTGGACCGGCTGCGCGCCGCCGGGCACGAGGTGCGCTTTGTCGACATCGGCGGCGGCCTGCCCATGTCCTACCTCGAGGAGCAGTCCGAATGGGACGCGTTCTGGGCGGCCCTGCGCGCCCGGCGCGCGGCGCTCGCCGGCGGCGCCCCAGCGGAGGAAGCGACGGCGGTGCCGGAGCTGACGTGGAATGACGATCCGCTGGGCCTGGACGGCTCCGGCGCGGTGTACCCGTTCTGGCAGGAGCTCACCCGCGCCGCGTGGCTGGAGGCCGTGCTCGCCGCCCCGGTGCCCGGCCGCGGGGCCGAACCGGCCCTGACGGTGGCCGAGGCCGTGCGCGGCCGGGGGTTGGAGCTGCGGTGCGAGCCGGGCCGGGCGGTGCTGGACGGCTGCGGCCTGACGCTGGCCAGCGTGGCGTTCCGCAAGAAGCGCGCCGACGGGGTGCCGCTGGTGGGGCTGCACATGAACCGGACGCAGATGCGTTCCACCTCGCTGGACGTGCTGCTGGATCCGCTGCTGGTGCGCGCCCCGGGGGCCGCGGCGGAACCGGCCGTCGAGGCCTACCTGGTGGGCGCGTACTGCATTGAGGACGAGCTGATCCTCCGGCGGAAACTGCGCTTCCCCAAGGGGGTGCGCCGGGACGACGTCGTCGCGTTTCCCAACACCGCCGGGTACCTCATGCACATCATCGAGAGCGCCTCCCATCAGATTCCGCTGGCCGCCAACGTGGTGCGCCGCGGCGGCGACTACACGCGGGATGCGATCGACGCGCGGCAGCCGGTGGCCCCCTGA
- a CDS encoding ABC transporter substrate-binding protein has translation MIATSIRRALLRASAVTAIGALALTGCTASANDDGDSAATPMLTIPREDMGTFSQNFNPFSPNAAPMTTQAVYESLLIYNPAGGDTVPWLAESWASSEDGLTQTFNLRADVSWSDGKPFVADDVVTTFEIQRELLGGYDYLDTVEAVDEKTVKFTFNREFSPALFEVGQQIIVPHHIWSEFEDPGNEENPEPVGTGPYTEVSNFQAQSFDLLPNPNYWQPEKQQIPGVRMLAFAGNDGANLAAINGDVDWAPQYMPDIQKTFVEKDPEHRAYWFPPTGAEINWQLNTTLDMFSDPDVRKALSMAVDREQVVDVGMSGYTIPADCTGLSGNYDEWRSDEVVADCGWTEYDAEAAGALLDEAGYTAGPDGERTTPDGEPFAFDISVGSTSSDWLSVANVIAQNLQDIGVQATVDSPDWAAVVAGYETGEFETGIVWSANAPTPYQYYRNLMSTESVKPVGEQTFDNYHRFGSKEADDLLAEFAATADEREQQRIMDELQALYAELAPVVPLFPGPEWGAYTTERFVGWPTEENPYATLATRAPTTVLVLTSLEPAE, from the coding sequence ATGATAGCCACATCGATCCGGCGCGCCCTTCTCAGGGCCAGCGCCGTCACCGCGATCGGGGCCCTCGCCCTGACCGGCTGCACCGCCTCCGCGAACGACGACGGCGACTCGGCCGCTACGCCGATGCTCACCATCCCGCGCGAGGACATGGGCACGTTCTCCCAGAACTTCAACCCGTTCTCCCCGAACGCCGCGCCCATGACCACGCAGGCCGTCTATGAGTCGCTGCTCATCTACAATCCAGCCGGCGGCGACACCGTGCCGTGGCTCGCGGAGTCGTGGGCGAGCAGCGAGGACGGGCTGACCCAGACGTTTAACCTGCGTGCAGACGTCTCTTGGTCCGACGGGAAACCGTTCGTTGCCGACGATGTCGTGACCACCTTCGAGATCCAGCGCGAGCTCCTCGGCGGCTACGACTACCTCGACACCGTCGAGGCCGTCGACGAGAAGACCGTGAAGTTCACCTTCAATCGCGAGTTCTCGCCGGCGCTGTTCGAGGTCGGCCAGCAGATCATCGTCCCGCACCACATCTGGTCCGAGTTCGAGGATCCGGGCAACGAGGAGAACCCGGAACCGGTCGGCACGGGCCCCTACACCGAGGTTTCCAACTTCCAGGCCCAGTCGTTCGACCTGCTGCCGAACCCGAACTACTGGCAGCCGGAGAAGCAGCAGATTCCCGGCGTGCGGATGCTCGCCTTCGCCGGCAACGACGGCGCGAATCTCGCCGCGATCAACGGCGACGTCGACTGGGCGCCTCAATACATGCCGGATATCCAGAAGACCTTCGTGGAAAAGGATCCGGAGCACCGGGCCTACTGGTTCCCGCCGACGGGGGCCGAAATCAACTGGCAGCTCAACACGACACTCGATATGTTCTCCGATCCGGATGTCCGCAAGGCGCTGAGCATGGCTGTCGACCGGGAACAGGTTGTCGACGTCGGCATGTCCGGATACACCATCCCTGCCGACTGCACGGGACTGTCGGGTAACTACGACGAGTGGCGCAGCGACGAGGTCGTCGCAGACTGCGGCTGGACCGAGTACGACGCCGAGGCAGCTGGGGCTCTGCTGGACGAGGCGGGATACACCGCCGGACCAGACGGAGAACGCACGACGCCGGACGGCGAGCCCTTCGCGTTCGACATCTCCGTCGGTTCGACCTCTTCCGACTGGCTCTCGGTGGCCAACGTCATTGCGCAGAACCTGCAGGACATCGGCGTGCAGGCGACAGTCGATTCGCCGGACTGGGCCGCCGTCGTGGCCGGGTACGAGACGGGCGAATTCGAGACGGGCATCGTGTGGAGCGCTAACGCACCCACGCCGTACCAGTACTACCGCAACCTTATGTCCACAGAATCGGTCAAACCGGTCGGCGAGCAGACGTTTGACAACTACCACCGGTTCGGCAGCAAGGAAGCAGACGACCTGCTAGCCGAGTTCGCGGCGACCGCGGACGAGCGCGAGCAGCAGCGCATCATGGACGAACTCCAGGCCCTCTACGCCGAACTGGCTCCCGTCGTGCCGCTCTTCCCGGGCCCGGAGTGGGGCGCCTACACGACCGAGCGCTTCGTCGGCTGGCCTACCGAGGAGAACCCCTACGCCACGTTGGCAACGCGGGCGCCGACGACGGTGCTGGTGCTGACCTCGCTCGAACCGGCCGAGTAG
- a CDS encoding pyridoxal-phosphate dependent enzyme has translation MITPQGTDWLQTPVVELDRLFEESSARIVAKLDQLQVAGSTKERTAAFLLDGAEADGRLSAGGTVVESSSGNLGIALARHCSLRGYRFIAVVDDNANPAAIKMMRAFGADVEHVHPADGNLLAARRRRVQELLAHVPGAVTTDQYGSAHNPAAHASSTMPEFLAAAGELDTLFVATSTTGTLVGCQRYVREHHLPTRLIAVDAAGSVLFGGTAAPRKLPGLGAGILPALHDHAAPDQVVSVAEPDMVWGCRRLARTEGLLAGASTGAIVAALAGHLARGGAADGERIGLLVHDSGVPYLETVYDDEWVSLTYPHQAAAALDSSAPLPPSSAARAAG, from the coding sequence GTGATCACACCGCAGGGAACCGACTGGCTGCAGACGCCAGTGGTGGAGCTGGACCGCCTGTTTGAGGAGAGCTCCGCGCGGATCGTGGCCAAGCTGGATCAGCTCCAAGTCGCCGGCAGCACCAAGGAACGGACCGCCGCTTTTCTGCTGGACGGCGCCGAGGCCGACGGGCGCTTGAGCGCCGGCGGCACGGTGGTGGAATCCAGTTCCGGCAACCTCGGCATCGCGCTCGCCCGCCACTGCTCGCTGCGGGGCTACCGGTTCATCGCGGTGGTGGACGACAACGCCAACCCGGCCGCGATCAAGATGATGCGGGCCTTCGGCGCCGACGTCGAACACGTCCATCCCGCGGACGGCAACCTCTTGGCGGCCCGGCGCCGCCGCGTCCAGGAACTGCTCGCCCACGTCCCCGGGGCCGTCACCACGGACCAGTACGGCTCCGCCCACAACCCGGCCGCCCACGCGAGCTCCACCATGCCCGAATTTTTGGCCGCGGCCGGTGAGCTGGACACCCTCTTCGTGGCCACCAGCACCACCGGCACGCTCGTGGGCTGCCAGCGCTACGTGCGCGAGCATCACCTCCCCACCCGCCTGATCGCGGTGGATGCGGCCGGCTCCGTGCTCTTCGGCGGCACCGCTGCGCCCCGCAAACTGCCCGGCCTGGGCGCCGGGATCCTGCCGGCATTGCACGATCACGCCGCGCCGGATCAGGTGGTCAGCGTCGCCGAACCGGACATGGTGTGGGGATGCCGCCGGCTGGCGCGCACGGAGGGCCTCCTCGCGGGAGCGTCCACCGGCGCCATCGTCGCCGCGCTCGCCGGTCATCTAGCGCGCGGGGGCGCGGCCGACGGCGAACGCATCGGCCTGCTCGTCCACGATTCGGGCGTGCCCTACCTCGAGACGGTGTACGACGACGAGTGGGTGTCGCTCACGTACCCGCACCAGGCCGCCGCGGCCCTGGACTCGTCCGCTCCGCTGCCGCCGTCGTCCGCCGCACGCGCCGCCGGATGA